One window from the genome of Nocardioides panaciterrulae encodes:
- the mutM gene encoding bifunctional DNA-formamidopyrimidine glycosylase/DNA-(apurinic or apyrimidinic site) lyase: MPELPEVEVVRAGLERHVIGARIARVDVLHPRPVRRDPRGPAGFADALTGRRIEAARRRGKYLWLPLDNGDALLGHLGMSGQLLVQPPDAPAERHLRVRMALEGGPRDAAPLAAATTTAGDLELRFVDQRMFGGLSVSTGGAELPPEIAHIALDPMDPALDEDEVVRRIRRRSSGIKRQLLDQNLLSGVGNIYADEALWRARLHGDRPGERLTGRQVRELIGHVREVMTDALRQGGTSFDSLYVNVNGQSGYFDRSLHAYGREGEPCDRCGTPIRRVAFMNRSSYFCPSCQRPPRTVRPRADRLRGAASEALPAPD; encoded by the coding sequence GTGCCGGAGCTGCCCGAGGTCGAGGTCGTCCGTGCCGGCCTGGAGCGGCACGTCATCGGGGCGAGGATCGCCCGGGTCGACGTCCTGCACCCGCGCCCGGTCCGCCGCGACCCCCGCGGGCCCGCCGGGTTCGCGGACGCGCTGACCGGCCGCCGCATCGAGGCCGCCCGCCGGCGCGGCAAGTACCTCTGGCTGCCGCTCGACAACGGTGACGCGCTGCTGGGGCACCTCGGCATGAGCGGCCAGCTGCTGGTCCAGCCCCCGGACGCCCCCGCGGAGCGGCACCTGCGGGTGCGGATGGCGCTGGAGGGGGGCCCGCGAGACGCCGCGCCCCTCGCCGCCGCGACGACGACCGCCGGCGACCTCGAGCTCCGGTTCGTCGACCAGCGCATGTTCGGCGGTCTGTCGGTCTCCACGGGCGGCGCGGAGCTCCCGCCCGAGATCGCCCACATCGCCCTCGACCCGATGGACCCCGCGCTCGACGAGGACGAGGTGGTGCGCAGGATCCGGCGCCGGTCCTCGGGCATCAAGCGCCAGCTGCTCGACCAGAACCTGCTCTCCGGCGTCGGCAACATCTACGCCGACGAGGCGCTGTGGCGCGCGCGCCTGCACGGTGACCGCCCCGGCGAGCGGCTCACCGGCCGGCAGGTGCGCGAGCTGATCGGCCACGTGCGCGAGGTGATGACCGACGCGCTGCGCCAGGGCGGCACCTCCTTCGACTCGCTCTACGTCAACGTCAACGGCCAGTCCGGCTACTTCGACCGCTCCCTGCACGCCTACGGCCGCGAGGGCGAGCCGTGCGACCGGTGCGGCACCCCGATCCGGCGGGTGGCGTTCATGAACCGGTCGTCGTACTTCTGCCCCTCCTGCCAGCGCCCGCCACGGACCGTGCGGCCGCGTGCGGACCGGCTCCGCGGGGCGGCGTCCGAGGCCTTGCCTGCGCCGGATTGA
- the rnc gene encoding ribonuclease III: MPSTSRTVRAASAVSTAPGPTVVRSSESGPGPLTNYDALRAALGNPELDPELLERALTHRSYAYENGGLPTNERLEFLGDSVLGVVVTETLYRTHPDLSEGRLAKLRAAVVNARALAEVGRSIGLGEHVKLGRGEESTGGRDKASIVSDTVEAVLGAIHLSGGFTVSAEVVHRLFDPLIEAASAMGAGLDWKTSLQELSAEHGLGVPEYVIEDDGPDHMKTFTAKVRVGDGLYGNGMGRSKKEAEQAAAETAYGEIAADLGGEPAAGTAVVRSADRASGDLPD; the protein is encoded by the coding sequence GTGCCAAGCACCTCCCGCACCGTGCGTGCGGCGAGTGCGGTCAGTACGGCGCCCGGGCCGACCGTCGTCAGGTCCTCTGAGTCGGGTCCCGGTCCGCTGACCAACTACGACGCGCTGCGAGCAGCCCTCGGGAATCCTGAGCTGGATCCCGAGCTGCTCGAGCGCGCCCTGACCCACCGGTCCTACGCCTACGAGAACGGCGGCCTGCCGACCAACGAGCGCCTGGAGTTCCTGGGCGACTCGGTGCTCGGCGTCGTCGTGACCGAGACGTTGTACCGGACCCACCCGGACCTCTCCGAGGGACGGCTGGCCAAGTTGCGCGCCGCGGTGGTCAACGCCCGGGCGCTGGCCGAGGTGGGCCGCTCGATCGGCCTGGGCGAGCACGTCAAGCTCGGCCGGGGCGAGGAGTCCACGGGCGGCCGCGACAAGGCCTCGATCGTCTCCGACACCGTCGAGGCGGTGCTCGGCGCGATCCACCTCAGCGGCGGCTTCACCGTCTCCGCCGAGGTGGTCCACCGGCTCTTCGACCCGCTGATCGAGGCGGCCTCGGCGATGGGTGCCGGCCTGGACTGGAAGACCTCCCTGCAGGAGCTCTCCGCCGAGCACGGCCTCGGCGTCCCCGAGTACGTCATCGAGGACGACGGCCCCGACCACATGAAGACGTTCACCGCGAAGGTCAGGGTCGGCGACGGGCTCTACGGCAACGGCATGGGCCGCTCCAAGAAGGAGGCCGAGCAGGCCGCCGCGGAGACGGCGTACGGCGAGATCGCCGCCGACCTCGGCGGCGAGCCCGCTGCCGGCACCGCCGTGGTCCGCTCCGCCGACCGCGCCAGCGGCGACCTGCCCGACTGA
- the rpmF gene encoding 50S ribosomal protein L32, whose protein sequence is MAVPKRKMSRSNTRHRRSQWKAVAPSLVTCANPACGAKHLPHRACGECGQYGARADRRQVL, encoded by the coding sequence GTGGCAGTCCCGAAGCGGAAGATGTCGCGGAGCAACACGCGTCACCGTCGCTCGCAGTGGAAGGCCGTCGCGCCTTCCCTGGTGACCTGTGCGAACCCTGCCTGCGGTGCCAAGCACCTCCCGCACCGTGCGTGCGGCGAGTGCGGTCAGTACGGCGCCCGGGCCGACCGTCGTCAGGTCCTCTGA
- a CDS encoding YceD family protein, translated as MLRVPEGSQVELDLRLEAVMEGVLVTGAAHAGLEGECVRCLEPISEELEAGFQELFVYDDPDHRTTSEEDDEVSKLEDDLLDLEPLLRDAVVLALPFQPKCQDDCPGLCPDCGARLADDPDHGHEAPVDPRWAKLTELEQQPERPE; from the coding sequence GTGCTCCGTGTCCCCGAAGGTTCACAGGTCGAGCTCGACCTGCGGCTGGAGGCGGTCATGGAGGGGGTGCTGGTCACGGGCGCGGCGCATGCCGGGCTCGAGGGCGAGTGCGTGCGGTGCCTGGAGCCGATCTCCGAGGAGTTGGAGGCGGGTTTCCAGGAGCTGTTCGTCTACGACGACCCTGACCACCGCACCACCTCCGAGGAGGACGACGAGGTCAGCAAGCTCGAGGACGACCTGCTCGACCTCGAGCCCCTGCTGCGGGACGCGGTGGTGCTCGCGCTACCGTTCCAGCCCAAGTGCCAGGACGACTGTCCCGGACTGTGTCCCGACTGTGGGGCCCGTCTGGCCGACGACCCCGACCATGGGCACGAGGCGCCGGTCGACCCGCGGTGGGCCAAGCTGACCGAGCTCGAGCAGCAGCCCGAACGACCTGAGTAA
- the coaD gene encoding pantetheine-phosphate adenylyltransferase, which translates to MRRAVCPGSFDPVTNGHLDIIGRASRLFDEVVVGVGVNRSKNRLFSPEERIAMLEEVCRDFANVRVAGFQGLLTDFCQEHDIHAIVKGLRAVSDFDYELQMAQMNASLAPVETVFVPTSPEYSFLASSLVKEVATFGGDVSGLVPGSVHERLVARLAERAAARDD; encoded by the coding sequence GTGCGCCGAGCCGTCTGCCCGGGGTCGTTCGACCCGGTGACCAACGGTCATCTCGATATCATCGGCCGGGCCTCGCGGCTCTTCGACGAGGTCGTCGTCGGGGTCGGGGTCAACCGGTCGAAGAACCGCCTGTTCAGCCCCGAGGAGCGGATCGCGATGCTCGAGGAGGTCTGCCGCGACTTCGCCAACGTGCGGGTGGCCGGCTTCCAGGGGCTGCTGACCGACTTCTGCCAGGAGCACGACATCCACGCGATCGTGAAGGGGCTGCGCGCGGTCAGCGACTTCGACTACGAGCTGCAGATGGCGCAGATGAACGCCTCGCTGGCGCCCGTCGAGACCGTGTTCGTGCCGACCAGCCCGGAGTACTCCTTCCTCGCCTCCAGCCTGGTCAAGGAGGTGGCGACCTTCGGGGGAGACGTCTCCGGTCTGGTCCCGGGCTCGGTGCACGAGCGGCTCGTCGCCCGCCTCGCGGAGCGCGCCGCGGCCCGCGACGACTGA
- the rsmD gene encoding 16S rRNA (guanine(966)-N(2))-methyltransferase RsmD codes for MTRIIGGAAGGRRIATPRGSSTRPTSDRVREALFSAVESWCGSLHGLRFLDLYAGSGAVGLEAWSRGAGVVTLVEQDRRTAALIAANARSLGYPRADVVAGSVPTTLRRPPAAPYDVVFADPPYPLSEEAVATDLRALVDCGWLVPGALVVVERSVRSPEPGWPPGFEDVRAKKYGETVLWYGHAPSTQQSTQPSIPPPTPLSEE; via the coding sequence ATGACGAGGATCATCGGCGGCGCAGCCGGCGGACGCCGGATCGCCACACCGCGGGGCTCCAGCACGCGGCCGACCAGCGACCGGGTGCGCGAGGCGCTGTTCTCGGCCGTGGAGTCGTGGTGCGGCTCGCTGCACGGGCTGCGGTTCCTCGACCTCTACGCCGGGTCCGGTGCGGTCGGGCTGGAGGCGTGGTCGCGGGGCGCGGGCGTGGTCACCCTGGTCGAGCAGGACCGCCGCACGGCGGCGCTGATCGCGGCGAACGCCAGGTCCCTGGGCTACCCGCGGGCCGACGTGGTGGCCGGGTCGGTCCCCACGACGCTGCGCCGGCCCCCGGCCGCGCCGTACGACGTGGTGTTCGCGGACCCGCCGTACCCGCTCTCAGAGGAGGCCGTCGCCACCGACCTGAGGGCGCTGGTCGACTGCGGGTGGCTGGTCCCGGGCGCGCTGGTGGTGGTCGAGCGCTCGGTGCGCAGCCCCGAGCCGGGCTGGCCGCCGGGGTTCGAGGACGTGCGCGCGAAGAAGTACGGCGAGACCGTGCTTTGGTACGGTCACGCCCCGTCGACCCAGCAGTCGACCCAGCCGTCGATCCCACCGCCCACGCCCCTGTCGGAGGAGTAG
- a CDS encoding ATP-dependent DNA helicase RecG yields the protein MITPSSPIEAVLGAGIKPKKRQRIVDGLGLHTVGDLLRHFPRRYLETGRLTRVEELEEGRLLTLVGDVVTSTVNTYNDRRTGRPAYRLDVTVRTDGPRLRMSFFAKSRRTAEWNAGRLAPGTRGIFLGKLGSFRGEWQLTNPQTVLTGSEEESAAQMSLDALGEYYPIYPLTHGVDSWDLQRAVTFALTVLDDVPELLPAEVRERYDVLDARTAYDWIHAPHDLGQVGRAQRRFRFEEALVTQLVLGRRRRELTALGAQARTGDQGSLLKRFDERLPFELTAGQREVGAEVERELGLPHPMHRLLQGEVGSGKTVVALRAMLRVVDSGGQAALLAPTEVLAQQHHRSITAMLGDLAAGGMLGGDPDATTVELLTGSMAKGQRTGPLSRIASGEAGIVIGTHALLEDTVMFADLGLVVVDEQHRFGVEQRAALTDKAGTPPHVLVMTATPIPRTVAMTVFGDLETSTLTELPAGRAPIQTNVVPLADRPQWVDRVWERVREEVTKGHQAYVVCPRIVRDELEQGEHDQLDLDEEGNLVVDRTGTGLASVADVSADLADGPLRGLRIGVLHGRLPAEEKDRTMRAFGAGDLDVLVSTTVIEVGVDVANATAMVLLDAERFGVSQLHQLRGRVGRGGFPGLCLLLTRAEVGSAARDRLDAVAATTDGFELSRVDLEQRREGDVLGKSQSGYRSSLQNLRVLRDEQTILDARSAAADLLDADYELRQVPHLAAAVVELEQSVASEFMEKS from the coding sequence ATGATCACCCCCTCCTCGCCGATCGAGGCCGTGCTGGGTGCCGGGATCAAGCCCAAGAAGCGCCAGCGGATCGTCGACGGGCTCGGCCTGCACACGGTGGGGGACCTGCTGCGGCACTTCCCCCGGCGCTACCTGGAGACCGGCCGGCTGACCCGGGTCGAGGAGCTCGAGGAGGGGCGGCTCCTGACGCTGGTGGGTGACGTGGTGACCAGCACGGTCAACACCTACAACGACCGCCGCACCGGCCGCCCGGCGTACCGCCTCGACGTGACCGTGCGCACCGACGGGCCGCGGCTGCGGATGTCGTTCTTCGCCAAGAGCCGGCGCACCGCGGAGTGGAACGCCGGCCGGCTGGCCCCCGGGACCCGGGGCATCTTCCTGGGCAAGCTCGGCAGCTTCCGGGGGGAGTGGCAGCTGACCAACCCGCAGACGGTGCTGACCGGCTCGGAGGAGGAGAGCGCCGCGCAGATGTCGCTGGACGCGCTGGGGGAGTACTACCCGATCTACCCGCTCACCCACGGCGTCGACTCCTGGGACCTGCAGCGCGCGGTGACCTTCGCGCTCACGGTCCTCGACGACGTCCCGGAGCTGCTGCCCGCCGAGGTGCGGGAGCGCTACGACGTCCTCGACGCCCGCACCGCCTACGACTGGATCCACGCCCCCCACGACCTGGGCCAGGTGGGCCGGGCGCAGCGCCGGTTCCGCTTCGAGGAGGCTCTGGTGACCCAGCTGGTGCTGGGCCGGCGCCGCCGCGAGCTGACCGCGCTGGGCGCGCAGGCCCGCACCGGCGACCAGGGGTCGCTGCTGAAGCGCTTCGACGAGCGGCTGCCGTTCGAGCTCACCGCCGGGCAGCGGGAGGTCGGCGCCGAGGTCGAGCGCGAGCTCGGCCTGCCCCACCCGATGCATCGGCTGCTGCAGGGCGAGGTCGGGTCCGGGAAGACCGTCGTGGCGCTGCGCGCGATGCTGCGCGTCGTCGACTCCGGCGGGCAGGCCGCGCTGCTGGCCCCCACCGAGGTGCTCGCCCAGCAGCACCACCGCTCGATCACCGCGATGCTCGGCGACCTGGCCGCCGGCGGCATGCTCGGCGGCGACCCCGACGCCACGACTGTGGAGCTGCTCACCGGCTCGATGGCCAAGGGCCAGCGCACCGGCCCGCTCTCCCGGATCGCCAGCGGCGAGGCCGGCATCGTCATCGGCACCCACGCGCTGCTCGAGGACACGGTGATGTTCGCCGACCTCGGGCTCGTGGTCGTCGACGAGCAGCACCGCTTCGGCGTCGAGCAGCGTGCCGCGCTGACCGACAAGGCCGGCACCCCGCCGCACGTGCTGGTGATGACCGCCACCCCGATCCCGCGGACGGTGGCGATGACGGTCTTCGGCGACCTCGAGACCTCCACGCTCACCGAGCTGCCCGCCGGGCGGGCGCCGATCCAGACCAACGTCGTCCCGCTCGCCGACCGCCCGCAGTGGGTCGACCGGGTCTGGGAGCGGGTGCGCGAGGAGGTCACCAAGGGCCACCAGGCCTACGTCGTGTGTCCGCGCATCGTCCGCGACGAGCTGGAGCAGGGGGAGCACGACCAGCTCGACCTCGACGAGGAGGGCAACCTCGTCGTCGACCGGACCGGCACCGGCCTGGCCTCGGTCGCCGACGTCTCCGCGGACCTCGCCGACGGGCCGCTGCGCGGCCTGCGGATCGGCGTGCTCCACGGCCGGCTGCCGGCCGAGGAGAAGGACCGCACGATGCGTGCCTTCGGCGCCGGGGACCTCGACGTCCTGGTGTCCACGACCGTCATCGAGGTCGGGGTCGACGTGGCCAACGCGACGGCGATGGTGCTGCTCGACGCCGAGCGCTTCGGCGTCTCCCAGCTCCACCAGCTGCGCGGCCGGGTGGGGCGTGGCGGGTTCCCGGGCCTGTGCCTGCTGCTCACCCGCGCCGAGGTCGGTTCGGCTGCCCGCGACCGGCTGGACGCGGTGGCCGCCACCACCGACGGCTTCGAGCTGAGCCGGGTCGACCTCGAGCAGCGCCGGGAGGGCGACGTGCTCGGCAAGTCGCAGTCCGGCTACCGCTCCAGCCTGCAGAACCTCCGCGTGCTGCGCGACGAGCAGACCATCCTCGACGCCAGGTCCGCCGCGGCGGACCTGCTCGACGCCGACTACGAGCTGCGCCAGGTCCCGCACCTGGCGGCGGCCGTGGTCGAGCTGGAGCAGTCCGTGGCGTCGGAGTTCATGGAGAAGTCATGA
- a CDS encoding DAK2 domain-containing protein, whose amino-acid sequence MEVPHGGTIELAVVQRFVEIATDALAGAREEIDALNVYPVPDGDTGTNMFLTVSAAREALAQAAGGDSDAGRTTALAACSRGALLGARGNSGVILSQMLGAICHRLAEARPGERNAVVMAEALERAADASYAAVGTPVEGTMLTVVRAAAAAARGRAEDPAARSRDVFTTAAAAAREALARTPEQLPALREAGVVDAGGRGVSVILDAAETVLTGRRPAAVTGPRGPLGSHHIPVPHPAEAGDLTADGPAYEVMYLLDAEEGRIPALRKALAALGDSLVVVGDEGLWNVHVHVDDVGAALEAGIEAGRPHRVRVTHFAEQVSSAAEQARGSRDGRRIVAVAAGPGLAALFEEAGATVVVGGPGRRPSAGELLEAITGCGAAEVVVLPNDADSVRTAEIAARTAEEDHGVRVTVIPTRAQVQGLAALAVHEPGRAFAQDVLEMTATARHARHGAVTVAARRAITMGGPCEPGDVLGVVEGDFALVGHDLLAVATGVLDRLLGGGGELVTIVAGTVDPAEHAAAYAGVDPGDLAACCAAWVEAHHPAVDVVVYDGGQERYQLLVSVE is encoded by the coding sequence ATGGAAGTTCCGCACGGGGGCACGATCGAGCTCGCCGTCGTGCAGCGATTCGTCGAGATCGCCACCGACGCGCTGGCCGGCGCCCGGGAGGAGATCGACGCCCTCAACGTCTACCCGGTGCCCGACGGCGACACCGGCACCAACATGTTCCTCACGGTCTCCGCCGCCCGGGAGGCGCTGGCGCAGGCCGCCGGCGGCGACTCCGACGCGGGGCGGACCACGGCGCTCGCCGCCTGCAGCCGCGGTGCGCTGCTCGGCGCCCGCGGGAACTCCGGGGTGATCCTCAGCCAGATGCTCGGCGCCATCTGCCACCGGCTCGCCGAGGCCCGGCCGGGGGAGCGCAACGCGGTCGTGATGGCCGAGGCGCTCGAGCGGGCCGCCGACGCCAGCTACGCCGCGGTCGGCACGCCGGTGGAGGGCACCATGCTCACGGTGGTGCGCGCGGCCGCGGCCGCGGCCCGCGGCCGGGCCGAGGACCCCGCCGCCCGCTCCCGCGACGTGTTCACGACGGCGGCCGCCGCCGCCCGCGAGGCGCTCGCGCGCACCCCCGAGCAGCTCCCCGCACTGCGGGAGGCCGGCGTGGTCGACGCGGGCGGGCGCGGGGTGAGCGTGATCCTCGACGCCGCCGAGACCGTGCTGACCGGCCGGCGGCCGGCTGCGGTCACCGGACCGCGGGGCCCGCTGGGCAGCCACCACATCCCGGTCCCGCACCCGGCGGAGGCCGGCGACCTCACCGCCGACGGTCCCGCCTACGAGGTGATGTACCTCCTCGATGCCGAGGAGGGCCGCATCCCCGCGCTGCGCAAGGCCCTGGCCGCCCTCGGGGACTCCCTCGTGGTCGTGGGCGACGAGGGCCTGTGGAACGTGCACGTGCACGTCGACGACGTCGGCGCCGCCCTCGAGGCCGGCATCGAGGCCGGCCGGCCGCACCGGGTGCGGGTCACCCACTTCGCCGAGCAGGTGTCCTCCGCCGCCGAGCAGGCCCGCGGGTCGCGGGACGGGCGGCGGATCGTCGCGGTCGCCGCCGGCCCCGGGCTGGCCGCGCTGTTCGAGGAGGCCGGGGCCACCGTGGTCGTCGGCGGCCCCGGGCGCCGCCCCTCGGCGGGCGAGCTGCTCGAGGCGATCACCGGCTGCGGTGCGGCCGAGGTGGTCGTGCTGCCCAACGACGCCGACTCGGTGCGGACCGCCGAGATCGCCGCGCGCACCGCCGAGGAGGACCACGGCGTCCGCGTCACCGTCATCCCCACCCGGGCCCAGGTCCAGGGGCTCGCCGCGCTGGCGGTGCACGAGCCGGGCCGCGCCTTCGCCCAGGACGTCCTCGAGATGACCGCCACCGCCCGGCACGCCCGGCACGGCGCCGTGACGGTCGCCGCCCGGCGGGCGATCACGATGGGCGGCCCCTGCGAGCCGGGCGACGTGCTGGGCGTCGTCGAGGGCGACTTCGCGCTGGTCGGCCACGACCTGCTCGCGGTGGCGACCGGCGTCCTGGACCGGCTGCTCGGTGGCGGTGGCGAGCTCGTCACGATCGTCGCTGGGACGGTCGACCCCGCCGAGCACGCCGCGGCGTACGCCGGGGTGGACCCCGGGGACCTCGCCGCCTGCTGTGCCGCCTGGGTCGAGGCCCACCACCCCGCTGTCGACGTCGTGGTGTACGACGGAGGCCAGGAGCGCTACCAGCTCCTGGTGTCGGTCGAGTGA
- the rpmB gene encoding 50S ribosomal protein L28 produces MAAVCDICAKKPGFGHNRPWSRKITNRRFNPNIQRVRATVNGTPKRLNVCTGCLKAGKVTR; encoded by the coding sequence GTGGCTGCCGTCTGTGACATCTGCGCCAAGAAGCCGGGCTTCGGTCACAACCGGCCGTGGTCGCGCAAGATTACGAATCGTCGCTTCAACCCCAACATCCAGCGCGTCCGGGCGACCGTGAACGGCACCCCCAAGCGCCTCAACGTGTGCACCGGCTGCCTCAAGGCCGGCAAGGTCACCCGCTGA
- a CDS encoding thiamine-phosphate kinase, translating to MAFPPDATLADVGEFGLIAALTELFAQGEQVLVGPGDDAAVLRVKNGHVVVSTDLMVEGRHFRREWASAEDVGHRAAAQNLSDVNAMGGRASSLTIGLAAPADLPAQWALDFARGFADECAAVGASVVGGDVTRADQVVIAVTVLGACTEAPVLRSGAEPGDVVALCGRQGWAAGGLAVLGRGFRSPRVLVEAYRRPEPPYDAGRAAAEAGATAMIDVSDGLLADAGHVAEASGVAIDIHRAAFAVPDPLQAVGAALGADPLQFILGGGDDHALLATFPDDAVPAGWTVVGAVAEAGPDGPAVTVDGAAYDGPTGWVHF from the coding sequence ATGGCCTTCCCCCCTGACGCCACCCTCGCCGACGTCGGCGAGTTCGGACTCATCGCAGCCCTCACCGAGCTCTTCGCCCAGGGCGAGCAGGTGCTCGTCGGCCCCGGTGACGACGCCGCCGTGCTGCGCGTCAAGAACGGGCACGTGGTGGTCTCCACCGACCTGATGGTCGAGGGAAGGCACTTCCGGCGGGAGTGGGCCTCGGCCGAGGACGTCGGCCACCGCGCCGCTGCCCAGAACCTCTCCGACGTCAACGCCATGGGCGGGCGTGCCAGCTCGCTGACGATCGGGCTGGCGGCGCCGGCGGACCTGCCGGCGCAGTGGGCGCTGGACTTCGCCCGCGGCTTCGCCGACGAGTGCGCGGCGGTCGGGGCGAGCGTGGTCGGGGGCGACGTGACCCGCGCCGACCAGGTGGTCATCGCGGTGACGGTGCTGGGCGCCTGCACCGAGGCGCCGGTGCTCCGCTCGGGGGCCGAGCCGGGTGACGTGGTCGCGCTGTGCGGCCGTCAGGGCTGGGCCGCGGGCGGCCTCGCGGTGCTCGGGCGGGGGTTCCGCTCGCCGCGGGTGCTGGTGGAGGCCTACCGCCGACCGGAGCCGCCGTACGACGCGGGCCGGGCGGCGGCCGAGGCCGGCGCGACCGCGATGATCGACGTCTCCGACGGGCTGCTCGCCGACGCCGGGCACGTGGCCGAGGCGTCCGGGGTCGCGATCGACATCCACCGGGCCGCGTTCGCGGTGCCCGACCCGCTCCAGGCGGTGGGCGCGGCCCTCGGCGCCGACCCGCTGCAGTTCATCCTCGGCGGCGGCGACGACCACGCACTGCTCGCGACCTTCCCGGACGACGCGGTCCCCGCCGGCTGGACGGTCGTCGGCGCCGTGGCCGAGGCGGGCCCCGACGGCCCCGCCGTCACGGTCGACGGCGCGGCGTACGACGGCCCGACCGGCTGGGTGCACTTCTGA
- a CDS encoding Lrp/AsnC ligand binding domain-containing protein: protein MVVQAYILIQTDVGKAAEVAAAIAQIKGVTLAEDVTGPYDVIVRAEARNVDELGKLVVSKVQNLEGITRTLTCPVVHI from the coding sequence ATGGTCGTCCAGGCGTACATCTTGATCCAGACCGATGTCGGCAAGGCCGCCGAGGTCGCCGCCGCCATTGCCCAGATCAAGGGCGTCACGCTCGCCGAGGACGTCACGGGACCGTACGACGTGATCGTGCGCGCCGAGGCCCGCAACGTCGACGAGCTCGGCAAGCTCGTGGTCTCCAAGGTGCAGAACCTCGAGGGCATCACGCGCACGCTGACCTGCCCGGTCGTGCACATCTGA
- a CDS encoding DUF3515 family protein: MSTWTRGAVACGCLALLAGCGGGAVEIDAPSMPSADAAACRKLVDDLPRTVAGHERREVSGDEHLGAAWGDPAIVLTCGVPVPAGFNNTSTCIQTADMEWYVPDSVLMSDDQTRDVTMTAVGYRPRVQVFLPGGYRPDGFVQAAAEIGEVVHRDLRLVEHCH; this comes from the coding sequence GTGTCCACGTGGACACGGGGCGCCGTCGCGTGCGGCTGCCTGGCGCTGCTCGCCGGCTGCGGCGGAGGCGCGGTCGAGATCGACGCCCCCTCGATGCCCTCGGCGGACGCGGCGGCCTGCCGCAAGCTGGTCGACGACCTCCCCAGGACCGTCGCCGGTCACGAGCGGCGCGAGGTCTCCGGGGACGAGCATCTCGGCGCGGCGTGGGGTGACCCCGCGATCGTGCTCACCTGCGGGGTCCCCGTGCCGGCGGGCTTCAACAACACCTCGACCTGCATCCAGACCGCGGACATGGAGTGGTACGTCCCCGACTCCGTGCTGATGTCCGACGACCAGACCCGGGACGTGACGATGACCGCGGTGGGCTACCGCCCGCGGGTCCAGGTGTTCCTGCCCGGCGGGTACCGGCCGGACGGGTTCGTGCAGGCGGCCGCCGAGATCGGGGAGGTCGTCCACCGCGACCTGCGGCTGGTCGAGCACTGCCACTGA